The following proteins are encoded in a genomic region of Streptomyces collinus Tu 365:
- the sfnG gene encoding dimethylsulfone monooxygenase SfnG, which yields MPASSAHPGPDPVRFAYWVPNVSGGLVTSKIEQRTDWGYDYNRELAVLAENNGFDYALSQVRYMASYGAEYQHESTSFSLALLLATQRLKVIAAVHPGLWHPGVLAKLGATADHLSNGRFAVNVVSGWFKGEFTALGEPWLEHDERYRRSEEFIRALRKIWTEDHAELAGDFYRLRDFSLKPKPLNTPERPHPEIFQGGNSTAARAMAGRVSDWYFSNGKDFKGVTEQIADVRSSAARAGRTAPRFGLNGFLIARDTEAEARETLREIVAKADAQAVHGFRDAVQQAGPSTGDGKGMWQDSTFEDLVQYNDGFRTGLIGTPEQIAERIVAYKRLGVDLFLLGFLHYLEEVEYFGKRVLPLVRELEAQEAASEPTAAHA from the coding sequence ATGCCCGCATCCTCCGCACACCCCGGACCCGATCCCGTCCGCTTCGCCTACTGGGTGCCGAACGTCAGTGGCGGTCTGGTCACCAGCAAGATCGAGCAGCGCACCGACTGGGGCTACGACTACAACCGCGAACTCGCCGTCCTCGCCGAGAACAACGGCTTCGACTACGCGCTCAGCCAGGTCCGCTACATGGCCAGCTACGGCGCCGAGTACCAGCACGAGTCGACCAGTTTCAGCCTCGCCCTGCTGCTCGCCACGCAGCGGCTGAAGGTCATCGCCGCCGTGCATCCCGGCCTGTGGCACCCGGGGGTACTCGCCAAGCTCGGGGCCACCGCCGACCACTTGTCGAACGGCCGCTTCGCCGTCAACGTCGTCAGCGGCTGGTTCAAGGGCGAGTTCACCGCGCTGGGCGAGCCCTGGCTGGAACACGACGAGCGCTACCGGCGCTCCGAGGAGTTCATCCGCGCCCTGCGGAAGATCTGGACCGAGGACCACGCCGAGCTCGCCGGTGACTTCTACCGGTTGCGCGACTTCTCGCTCAAGCCCAAGCCACTCAACACCCCCGAGCGCCCGCACCCGGAGATCTTCCAGGGCGGCAACTCCACCGCCGCGCGCGCCATGGCCGGCCGCGTCTCCGACTGGTACTTCTCCAACGGCAAGGACTTCAAAGGCGTCACCGAGCAGATCGCCGACGTCCGCTCCTCCGCCGCCCGAGCGGGCCGTACCGCACCCAGGTTCGGCCTCAACGGCTTCCTCATCGCCCGCGACACCGAGGCCGAGGCCCGCGAGACGCTCCGCGAGATCGTCGCCAAGGCCGACGCCCAGGCCGTGCACGGCTTCCGCGACGCCGTCCAGCAGGCCGGTCCGTCCACCGGCGACGGCAAGGGGATGTGGCAGGACTCCACGTTCGAGGACCTCGTCCAGTACAACGACGGCTTCCGCACGGGTCTGATCGGCACCCCCGAGCAGATCGCCGAGCGGATCGTCGCCTACAAGAGGCTCGGCGTCGACCTCTTCCTCCTCGGCTTCCTGCACTACCTGGAGGAGGTGGAGTACTTCGGCAAGCGGGTGCTGCCCCTGGTGCGCGAACTGGAGGCACAGGAAGCCGCGTCCGAGCCCACCGCCGCCCACGCCTGA
- a CDS encoding SfnB family sulfur acquisition oxidoreductase: MSVAHVIADDAEALAVAAELAADFRKGAAERDARRRLPHAELERLSASGLLGVTVPARFGGADVRADTLAEVFRRLAAADASLAQIPQSHFVYLNVLRRQGTDEQQEFFFGEVLVGKRFGNAQSEAGTQHVQDIRTRLARRPDGAYVLDGLKHYSTGALFAHWIPVLARAEDDTLHVAYVPRDAPGLTVVDDWDGMGQRTTASGTVRLESVPVPADRVVPHHLTFQGPQLHGAWAQLLHTAIDAGIASGALAEAVEFVRTKSRPWFESAAEGHATAAEDPLLIQRFGELAIRERAAAALLREAARAVDDARADVTDDSAAEASIAVAAAKVTAAEAAVEVASALFEVSGTRSALDSLGLHRHWRDARTHTLHDPARWKVQHIGRYVLNGTKPPRHGLL; this comes from the coding sequence ATGAGCGTCGCGCACGTCATCGCGGACGACGCCGAGGCCCTTGCCGTGGCCGCGGAGCTGGCCGCGGACTTCCGCAAGGGCGCCGCCGAGCGGGACGCGCGGCGCAGGCTCCCGCACGCGGAGTTGGAACGGCTGTCCGCCTCCGGGCTGCTCGGCGTGACCGTGCCCGCCCGGTTCGGTGGCGCGGACGTCCGGGCGGACACCCTCGCCGAGGTCTTCCGGCGGCTTGCCGCCGCCGACGCCAGCCTGGCCCAGATCCCGCAGAGCCACTTCGTGTATCTCAACGTGCTGCGTCGGCAGGGGACCGACGAGCAGCAGGAGTTCTTCTTCGGCGAGGTACTGGTCGGCAAGCGGTTCGGCAACGCTCAGTCCGAGGCCGGCACCCAGCACGTCCAGGACATCCGCACCCGCCTCGCCCGGCGCCCGGACGGGGCGTACGTCCTCGACGGCCTCAAGCACTACTCCACCGGCGCGCTGTTCGCCCACTGGATCCCCGTCCTCGCCCGCGCCGAGGACGACACGCTGCACGTGGCCTACGTCCCGCGCGACGCGCCCGGCCTCACGGTCGTGGACGACTGGGACGGCATGGGACAGCGCACCACCGCCAGCGGAACCGTCCGCCTGGAGTCGGTGCCGGTGCCCGCCGACCGCGTCGTGCCCCACCACCTCACCTTCCAGGGCCCCCAACTACACGGCGCATGGGCTCAGTTGCTGCACACGGCCATCGACGCGGGGATCGCCTCCGGGGCCCTGGCCGAGGCGGTGGAGTTCGTCCGTACGAAGAGCCGCCCCTGGTTCGAGAGTGCCGCCGAAGGGCACGCGACCGCCGCGGAGGATCCGCTGCTGATCCAGCGGTTCGGCGAACTGGCGATCAGGGAAAGGGCCGCCGCAGCGCTGCTTCGCGAGGCCGCGCGCGCGGTCGACGACGCCCGCGCCGATGTGACCGACGACTCGGCCGCCGAGGCATCGATCGCGGTGGCCGCCGCGAAAGTGACGGCGGCCGAGGCCGCCGTGGAGGTGGCCAGCGCCCTTTTCGAGGTCTCCGGCACCCGCTCGGCGCTCGACTCCCTGGGCCTGCACCGCCATTGGCGCGACGCGCGCACCCACACCCTGCACGACCCGGCCCGCTGGAAGGTCCAGCACATCGGCCGTTACGTGCTCAACGGCACCAAGCCGCCCCGGCACGGCCTCCTCTGA
- a CDS encoding LLM class flavin-dependent oxidoreductase: MSLAFHWFLPTNGDSRHVVGGGHGTPATESGRDRPPTVAYLSQIARAAEDLGFVGALTPTGAWCEDAWLTTAMVSQNTERLKFLVAFRPGFVSPTLAAQMASTFQRQTGGRLLLNVVTGGESHEQRAYGDFLDKEARYRRTGEFLEVVRGLWEGRTVDLSGEHLRVEDARLARVPDPVPEVYFGGSSAIAGEVAARHADVYLTWGEPPAQVAEKIAWIRKLAAQEGRRVRFGIRLHVITRDTSEQAWAEAERLLAGFDAETVRQVQAGLARSESEGQQRMLALHGGGSRDGLEIHPNLWAGIGLVRGGAGTALVGSHTEVAERIEEYAASGIEEFIFSGYPHLEEAYWFGEGVLPKLQAQGLWRHPYGQRVAPAAQVPFAGGAPRVSV; this comes from the coding sequence GTGTCCCTCGCCTTCCACTGGTTCCTGCCCACCAACGGCGACAGCCGCCACGTCGTCGGCGGCGGCCACGGCACCCCCGCCACGGAGTCCGGGCGCGACCGGCCGCCGACGGTCGCCTACCTGAGCCAGATCGCCCGCGCCGCCGAAGACCTGGGCTTCGTCGGCGCGCTCACGCCGACCGGCGCGTGGTGCGAGGACGCGTGGCTGACCACCGCCATGGTCAGCCAGAACACCGAGCGCCTGAAGTTCCTCGTCGCCTTCCGTCCCGGCTTCGTCTCGCCGACGCTCGCGGCGCAGATGGCCTCCACCTTCCAGCGGCAGACCGGCGGACGGCTCCTGCTCAACGTGGTCACCGGTGGTGAGAGCCACGAGCAGCGGGCCTACGGGGACTTCCTGGACAAGGAGGCGCGGTACCGCCGCACCGGCGAATTCCTGGAAGTCGTCAGGGGGTTGTGGGAGGGCAGGACCGTCGACCTGTCCGGCGAGCACCTGCGAGTCGAGGACGCCAGGCTGGCCCGGGTGCCCGACCCGGTGCCCGAGGTGTACTTCGGTGGTTCCTCGGCGATCGCCGGGGAGGTGGCCGCGCGGCATGCCGACGTCTACCTCACGTGGGGGGAGCCGCCGGCGCAGGTCGCCGAGAAGATCGCCTGGATCAGGAAGCTGGCCGCGCAGGAGGGTCGCCGCGTCCGCTTCGGAATCCGGTTGCACGTCATCACCCGAGACACCTCCGAGCAGGCCTGGGCCGAGGCGGAGCGGCTGCTGGCAGGCTTCGACGCGGAGACCGTGCGGCAGGTGCAGGCGGGCCTTGCCCGCAGTGAGTCGGAGGGCCAGCAGCGGATGCTGGCCCTGCACGGCGGTGGGAGCCGGGACGGGCTGGAGATCCATCCCAACCTGTGGGCGGGCATCGGGCTGGTGCGGGGCGGCGCGGGGACCGCCCTGGTCGGCAGTCACACCGAGGTTGCCGAGCGGATCGAGGAGTACGCCGCGTCGGGGATCGAGGAGTTCATCTTCTCCGGGTATCCGCATCTGGAGGAGGCGTACTGGTTCGGCGAGGGCGTGCTGCCGAAGCTTCAGGCGCAGGGTCTGTGGCGGCACCCGTACGGGCAGCGGGTGGCCCCCGCCGCCCAGGTCCCCTTCGCCGGCGGCGCGCCGAGAGTGTCGGTGTGA
- a CDS encoding aliphatic sulfonate ABC transporter substrate-binding protein: MRKSTTRLIGAVGSLALAGTLVGCGSSSSHTDAPLSNAADTSDAKHPEWSKYAFTIGDNGGDGSQELAKLTGVFDKAPYKVKFARFTYGPPLVQAAASGDIDLGSVGDVPPITGAAKEYGFKVVAVNRSLTPDQAVENIIVPKGSKLRTAADLKDKKIAVPQGSSAHGLALNALKSVGLTPKDAKLVFLDPAAGATAFNTGKVDAWAIWNPQSAIAVKNGARILVKGLPPIDQTSSYYVASAASLKDRTRRAALTDVLKRLSREFAWAVKNPDKYAQALSKEQGIPLDDAKASLAAYSNRVTPVDQPDIELEQKLADAFLEAGQITRKVDVKSITDNLLPAGYDSSKLKVTS, translated from the coding sequence ATGCGAAAGAGCACCACCAGACTCATCGGCGCCGTCGGCTCGCTCGCCCTGGCGGGCACCCTGGTCGGCTGCGGATCGTCGTCGTCGCACACCGACGCGCCGCTGAGCAACGCCGCCGACACGAGCGACGCCAAGCACCCCGAGTGGAGCAAGTACGCCTTCACCATCGGCGACAACGGCGGTGACGGCAGCCAGGAGCTGGCGAAGCTGACCGGCGTGTTCGACAAAGCGCCCTACAAGGTGAAGTTCGCCCGGTTCACCTACGGCCCGCCGCTCGTGCAGGCCGCCGCCTCGGGCGACATCGACCTCGGCAGCGTCGGTGACGTTCCGCCGATCACGGGTGCCGCGAAGGAGTACGGCTTCAAGGTCGTCGCCGTCAACCGCTCGCTCACGCCCGACCAGGCCGTGGAGAACATCATCGTGCCGAAGGGCTCGAAGCTGAGGACGGCAGCCGACCTCAAGGACAAGAAGATCGCTGTCCCGCAGGGCAGTTCGGCCCACGGTCTGGCCCTGAACGCGCTGAAGAGCGTCGGTCTCACCCCCAAGGACGCCAAGCTGGTCTTCCTCGACCCGGCGGCAGGCGCGACGGCGTTCAACACCGGCAAGGTGGACGCCTGGGCGATCTGGAACCCGCAGTCGGCCATCGCGGTCAAGAACGGCGCGCGGATCCTGGTGAAGGGCCTGCCGCCGATCGACCAGACGAGCAGCTACTACGTCGCCAGTGCCGCGTCCCTGAAGGACAGGACCAGACGCGCGGCTCTCACGGACGTCCTGAAGAGGCTCTCGCGGGAGTTCGCCTGGGCCGTCAAGAATCCCGACAAGTACGCGCAGGCGCTCTCGAAGGAGCAGGGCATCCCGCTGGACGACGCCAAGGCGTCCCTGGCCGCTTACTCGAACCGGGTGACCCCGGTGGACCAGCCGGACATCGAGCTGGAGCAGAAGCTCGCCGACGCCTTCCTGGAGGCGGGCCAGATCACCAGGAAGGTCGACGTCAAGTCGATCACCGACAACCTCCTCCCGGCGGGCTACGACAGCTCCAAGCTGAAGGTCACCTCATGA
- the panD gene encoding aspartate 1-decarboxylase, giving the protein MFRTIFKSKIHRATVTQADLHYVGSVTIDADLLDAADLLPGELVHIVDITNGARLETYVIEGERGSGVIGINGAAAHLVHPGDLVIIISYAQVTDAEAREFRPSVVHVDAGNRIVELGADPSAPVPGSDQERSPQAVPAV; this is encoded by the coding sequence ATGTTTCGTACGATCTTCAAGTCGAAGATTCACCGTGCCACCGTCACCCAGGCCGACCTGCACTACGTGGGATCGGTGACCATCGACGCGGATCTGCTCGACGCCGCCGACCTGCTGCCCGGCGAGCTGGTGCACATCGTCGACATCACCAACGGGGCGCGTCTGGAGACGTACGTCATCGAGGGTGAGCGCGGGTCCGGGGTCATCGGGATCAACGGCGCCGCCGCCCACCTGGTCCACCCCGGGGACCTGGTGATCATCATCAGCTACGCTCAGGTCACCGACGCCGAGGCGCGGGAGTTCCGGCCCAGCGTCGTGCACGTCGACGCCGGCAACCGGATCGTGGAGCTCGGCGCCGACCCGTCCGCGCCGGTGCCCGGCTCGGACCAGGAACGCAGCCCGCAGGCCGTACCCGCGGTCTGA
- a CDS encoding ABC transporter permease, with protein MTELSLKAPAVGESPDTRPTSTREREVFLPRDARRRTPISTLRERLRWPLGIHTTPVVILIAWEVLARAGVLAKTYAPAPTSIVKSAADLWQQGVLGPDLAISLQRAGTGLAIGLTVGVITGVLGGLLRSGEYLFNGLVQVLNTIPLLAVLPLMIVWFGIDELTKVLLISFGAGVPMYLNLFAAIRGVDQRLIEMARTTGAGTWRLVTRVLVPGALPGFLVGLRFSLAYSVLGLVAAETVNADQGLGFLITQGQTYLQTNQVFVGLVIYSLLGLLADQFVRALERVLLRWRPSYEAS; from the coding sequence ATGACCGAGCTCAGCCTCAAGGCGCCCGCCGTCGGCGAGAGCCCGGACACCCGGCCGACGAGCACGCGGGAACGCGAGGTGTTCCTGCCGCGCGACGCCCGCCGTCGAACGCCGATCAGCACACTCCGCGAACGCCTGCGCTGGCCGCTGGGCATCCACACGACTCCCGTCGTGATCCTCATCGCCTGGGAGGTGCTCGCCCGGGCCGGAGTGCTGGCGAAGACCTACGCTCCGGCACCGACCTCCATCGTGAAGTCCGCCGCCGATCTGTGGCAGCAGGGCGTTCTCGGGCCCGACCTGGCCATCTCGCTGCAGCGGGCCGGCACCGGTCTCGCCATCGGGCTGACGGTGGGCGTCATCACCGGCGTGCTCGGCGGGCTGCTGCGCAGCGGTGAGTACCTGTTCAACGGCCTGGTGCAGGTGCTCAACACGATCCCTCTCCTCGCGGTGCTGCCGCTGATGATCGTGTGGTTCGGCATCGACGAGCTCACCAAGGTGCTGCTGATCTCCTTCGGCGCCGGCGTCCCGATGTACCTCAACCTGTTCGCCGCGATCCGGGGGGTCGACCAGCGACTGATCGAGATGGCACGCACGACGGGCGCGGGCACCTGGCGCCTGGTGACGCGGGTGCTGGTACCCGGAGCCCTGCCGGGCTTCCTGGTCGGTCTGAGGTTCTCCCTGGCGTACAGCGTGCTGGGCCTCGTCGCCGCCGAAACGGTCAACGCCGACCAGGGACTCGGCTTCCTCATCACTCAGGGGCAGACCTACCTCCAGACCAACCAGGTCTTCGTGGGGCTGGTGATCTACTCGCTCCTCGGTCTGCTCGCCGACCAGTTCGTCCGGGCTCTCGAGCGGGTGCTGCTGCGGTGGCGACCCAGTTATGAGGCGTCATGA
- a CDS encoding ABC transporter ATP-binding protein: MSSAVATGPRRQTGVAVEQVVRRFGDRVVLDHLDLTIADEELVILLGPSGCGKSTLLRLLAGLDRPDGGRVEVPARRAIVFQADRLLPWQRVLRNVTLGLHGPDADRRARDVLAEVGLSGREKAWPKELSGGEAQRVSLARALVSEPELVLLDEPFAALDAITRLRMHDLVRALRTRHHAAMLLVTHDVDEAIALADRIVVMSDGRIGTSHDVHLSAADREASIAREELRARLLEDLGLAGQH, translated from the coding sequence ATGAGCAGCGCAGTCGCGACCGGGCCCCGCCGGCAGACCGGGGTCGCCGTCGAGCAGGTGGTCCGTCGGTTCGGTGACCGGGTGGTGCTCGACCACCTCGACCTCACGATCGCCGACGAGGAGTTGGTGATCCTGCTCGGCCCGTCCGGCTGCGGCAAGAGCACTCTTCTGCGTCTGCTCGCCGGACTGGACCGGCCCGACGGAGGGCGCGTGGAGGTCCCGGCGCGGCGTGCGATCGTCTTCCAGGCCGACCGGCTGCTGCCGTGGCAACGGGTCCTGCGCAACGTCACGCTCGGCCTGCACGGACCCGACGCCGACCGACGGGCCCGCGACGTGCTCGCCGAGGTCGGACTCTCCGGCCGTGAGAAGGCATGGCCCAAGGAGCTCTCCGGGGGCGAGGCCCAGCGGGTGTCGCTCGCGCGAGCACTGGTCTCCGAACCCGAACTGGTGTTGCTCGACGAGCCGTTCGCGGCCCTCGACGCCATCACGCGGCTGCGCATGCACGACCTCGTACGCGCGCTGCGGACCAGGCACCACGCCGCCATGCTGCTCGTCACCCACGACGTCGACGAGGCGATCGCCCTGGCGGACCGCATCGTCGTCATGAGCGACGGCCGCATCGGCACCTCACACGACGTGCACCTGTCTGCCGCGGACCGTGAGGCGAGCATCGCACGCGAGGAACTCCGCGCCAGGCTCCTGGAAGACCTCGGCCTCGCCGGCCAGCACTGA
- a CDS encoding putative leader peptide, whose protein sequence is MKRQDLTRRRHVDLERVSSAFCRCLV, encoded by the coding sequence ATGAAGCGACAGGACCTCACGCGGCGACGCCACGTCGACCTTGAGCGTGTTTCCAGCGCCTTCTGTCGCTGCCTGGTCTGA
- a CDS encoding LLM class flavin-dependent oxidoreductase: MSAGRRLHLNAFLMEAGHHEAAWRLPESNPRADFDLRHWIELARLAESAKFDSLFLADGPALIGTGEFRPPGQLEPLTLLTALSQATSRIGLIATVSSTYNEPYNLARRLASVDHVSAGRAGWNIVTSAGADEAANFGLDARPGHAERYARADEFLKVAKALWDSWEVEAVLADKATGRYADPARLHRLGHHGRYFKVAGPLNVARPPQGYPLLVQAGSSEDGKDFAARHAEAIFTAHTTYERAAAFYADIKARTRAAGRDPDGVIVLPGIVPYIGSTEKEARALAREFDELRVPEYGLRQLAAVFETEPSAFALDDPLPDSILARPKLEGSQSRADLIIDLAVREQLTVRQIISRLGGGRGHFEFVGTPEQIADTIIAWFEGGAADGFNIMAPALPSGLAAFVEHVLPILRGKGLFREEYEGTTLREHYGLPAPANQFHR, encoded by the coding sequence ATGAGCGCAGGACGGCGGCTCCACCTCAACGCCTTCCTCATGGAGGCCGGTCACCACGAAGCAGCATGGCGGCTCCCTGAGAGCAACCCGCGGGCCGACTTCGACCTCCGGCACTGGATCGAACTGGCCCGGCTCGCCGAGAGCGCCAAGTTCGACTCGCTGTTCCTCGCGGACGGCCCCGCCCTCATCGGAACCGGCGAGTTCCGGCCGCCGGGCCAGCTCGAACCGCTGACCCTGCTCACCGCCCTGTCCCAGGCGACCAGCAGGATCGGCCTTATCGCGACCGTGTCCTCGACCTACAACGAGCCGTACAACCTCGCCCGCCGGCTCGCGTCCGTCGACCACGTCAGCGCGGGCCGCGCCGGCTGGAACATCGTTACCTCGGCCGGAGCCGACGAGGCCGCCAACTTCGGCCTCGACGCCCGCCCGGGCCACGCCGAGCGCTACGCCCGCGCCGACGAGTTCCTGAAGGTCGCCAAGGCGCTGTGGGACAGCTGGGAGGTCGAGGCCGTCCTCGCGGACAAGGCCACGGGACGCTACGCCGACCCCGCGCGGCTGCACCGGCTCGGCCACCACGGCCGGTACTTCAAGGTGGCCGGGCCGCTCAACGTGGCGCGTCCACCGCAGGGTTACCCGCTGCTCGTCCAGGCCGGCTCCTCCGAGGACGGCAAGGACTTCGCGGCCCGCCACGCCGAGGCGATCTTCACCGCCCACACGACGTACGAACGCGCCGCCGCCTTCTACGCCGACATCAAGGCCCGCACCAGGGCCGCGGGGCGCGACCCGGACGGTGTGATCGTCCTGCCGGGCATCGTCCCGTACATCGGGTCGACCGAGAAGGAGGCCCGGGCGCTTGCACGGGAGTTCGACGAGCTGCGCGTGCCGGAGTACGGACTGCGCCAGCTGGCCGCCGTGTTCGAGACCGAGCCGTCGGCCTTCGCACTCGACGACCCTCTGCCGGACTCCATCCTCGCCAGGCCGAAGCTGGAAGGCTCGCAGAGCCGTGCCGACCTGATCATCGATCTCGCGGTGCGCGAGCAGCTGACGGTGCGCCAGATCATCTCCCGGCTCGGCGGCGGGCGCGGCCACTTCGAGTTCGTCGGCACTCCCGAACAGATCGCTGACACGATCATCGCCTGGTTCGAGGGCGGTGCCGCGGACGGGTTCAACATCATGGCGCCCGCCCTGCCGTCCGGCCTTGCGGCCTTCGTGGAGCATGTGCTGCCGATCCTGCGCGGCAAGGGCCTGTTCCGCGAGGAGTACGAGGGCACGACCCTGCGCGAGCACTACGGCCTTCCGGCCCCGGCGAACCAGTTCCATCGCTGA
- a CDS encoding TauD/TfdA dioxygenase family protein: protein MPPSIRKLTGRIGAVVEGVDLTAPPDPLTVTALRDALNQHKAIVFDDVNLDHAGQERVAGWFGELTTAHPNVPAADGTTNVLAVDSETSKANEWHTDVSFVVNPPQATTLRSVVTTPYGGETLIANAAAAYRDLPEPLRALADSLRVVHTNRYDYARPSATTAQRQEYDRIFASTPYEAEHPVVRVHPLTGERGLFIGGFAQHIVGLSRSESAGLLRLFQSYVTRPENILRWTWAPGQLLIFDNRITQHYGVDNYDDHPRRLNRVTIAGDVPVGVDGRRSEQLVGDASHYSRVLEVAA from the coding sequence ATGCCTCCGTCCATCCGCAAACTCACCGGCCGCATCGGCGCGGTCGTCGAGGGTGTCGACCTCACGGCGCCGCCCGACCCCCTGACGGTCACGGCGCTGCGTGACGCCCTCAACCAGCACAAGGCGATCGTGTTCGACGACGTGAACCTCGACCATGCCGGTCAGGAACGGGTGGCCGGCTGGTTCGGCGAGCTCACCACCGCGCACCCGAACGTGCCGGCCGCCGACGGTACGACGAACGTGCTCGCCGTCGACAGCGAGACGTCCAAGGCCAACGAGTGGCACACGGACGTCTCCTTCGTGGTCAATCCACCGCAGGCCACCACGCTGCGGTCGGTCGTGACCACGCCGTACGGCGGCGAGACGCTCATCGCGAACGCTGCCGCGGCCTATCGCGACCTGCCCGAACCGCTGCGGGCCCTCGCGGACTCGCTGCGCGTCGTACACACCAACCGGTACGACTACGCGCGTCCTTCGGCCACGACGGCACAGCGACAGGAGTACGACCGGATATTCGCCTCGACGCCGTACGAAGCGGAGCACCCGGTCGTGCGGGTACATCCGCTGACGGGCGAACGCGGTTTGTTCATTGGCGGGTTCGCCCAGCACATCGTCGGCCTGTCGCGCAGTGAGTCGGCCGGACTGCTGCGCCTCTTCCAGTCGTACGTGACCCGCCCGGAGAACATCTTGCGCTGGACCTGGGCGCCCGGCCAACTGCTGATCTTCGACAACCGCATCACCCAGCACTACGGGGTGGACAACTACGACGACCACCCCCGCCGCCTGAACCGGGTGACGATCGCCGGAGACGTTCCGGTCGGCGTCGACGGACGCCGCAGCGAACAACTCGTCGGCGACGCCTCGCACTACAGCAGGGTGCTGGAGGTGGCGGCATGA
- the ssuE gene encoding NADPH-dependent FMN reductase, protein MATVLSVSGSPSATSRTARLLRHLDERLVAQGHEVIALDARTLPAEALLGADFGHPAIVRATALFEQADGVVIGTPVYKAAYSGLLKSLLDLLPQYALVGKTVLPLATGGSTAHVLAIDYALRPVLASMSPAHITPGWFTLDKDITVGEDGTLTVAPGSAEALAQVTDQFSAALGGRTTLLAAAG, encoded by the coding sequence ATGGCCACTGTCCTGTCCGTCTCCGGAAGTCCCTCCGCCACCTCCCGCACCGCTCGGCTGCTGCGCCACCTGGACGAGCGGCTCGTCGCGCAGGGGCACGAGGTGATTGCGCTGGATGCTCGTACCCTGCCCGCCGAGGCGCTGCTCGGGGCCGACTTCGGTCACCCGGCGATCGTCCGGGCCACCGCCCTGTTCGAGCAGGCGGACGGGGTGGTGATCGGTACCCCTGTCTACAAGGCCGCCTACTCCGGACTGCTGAAGTCGCTGCTGGACCTGCTCCCGCAGTACGCGCTGGTGGGCAAGACGGTCCTCCCGCTGGCCACCGGCGGCTCCACCGCCCACGTCCTGGCCATCGACTACGCGCTGCGCCCGGTGCTGGCCTCCATGAGCCCTGCGCACATCACGCCGGGATGGTTCACGCTCGACAAGGACATCACGGTGGGCGAGGACGGAACACTGACCGTCGCGCCGGGATCGGCCGAGGCTCTCGCACAGGTGACGGACCAGTTCTCGGCCGCGCTCGGCGGGCGGACGACGCTGCTGGCGGCCGCCGGATGA
- a CDS encoding LysR family transcriptional regulator, producing MRMEQLEYIAAVTRLGSLRRAAEELHLSQPALSETVRNLERELGVDLLERKRSGAKISDEGRELLPHIMSVLEAVDRLRGAAGDQHRISRMVRLGTVNTATVPLVIPTVREFRASHPVTQVELVGAQEADIHRGLLEGAFDLGLVNYLRGDDMPPGFETTELLCGRPVVCVRPDSPLAALDAVDADSLLAEPLVVMRSGYVMHRFVHRLLRGRAPSFSYSTDGAEMGKLMVAEGLGATVLPDFSVVGDPLERRGAITVRPLAGDATDVLLVLQRRHSGSVPRAVRDLHELFVRNAGRTAPLRDV from the coding sequence GTGCGTATGGAACAGCTCGAATACATCGCTGCCGTCACACGGCTCGGTTCGCTGCGGCGGGCCGCCGAGGAGCTGCATCTGTCCCAGCCCGCGCTCAGCGAGACCGTACGCAATCTGGAGCGCGAGCTCGGCGTGGACCTGCTGGAACGCAAGCGGTCCGGGGCGAAGATCAGCGACGAGGGTCGCGAGCTGCTGCCGCACATCATGAGCGTGCTGGAAGCGGTCGACCGGCTGCGCGGCGCGGCCGGCGACCAGCACCGCATCAGCCGCATGGTCCGCCTCGGCACGGTGAACACGGCTACCGTGCCGCTGGTCATCCCGACCGTGCGCGAGTTCCGGGCCTCGCACCCCGTCACCCAGGTGGAGTTGGTCGGCGCGCAGGAGGCCGACATCCACCGCGGGCTGTTGGAGGGCGCCTTCGACCTGGGACTGGTGAACTACCTCCGGGGCGACGACATGCCGCCCGGCTTCGAGACGACGGAGTTGCTCTGCGGCCGGCCGGTGGTCTGCGTGCGTCCGGACAGTCCGCTGGCGGCCCTGGATGCGGTGGACGCGGACAGCCTCCTGGCCGAACCGCTGGTCGTGATGCGGTCCGGCTATGTGATGCACCGTTTCGTGCACCGGCTGCTCCGCGGCCGGGCTCCGTCCTTCTCGTACTCCACCGACGGCGCGGAGATGGGCAAGCTGATGGTGGCCGAGGGGCTGGGGGCCACGGTGCTGCCGGACTTCAGCGTCGTCGGCGACCCTCTGGAGCGGCGCGGCGCGATCACTGTGCGGCCGCTCGCGGGGGATGCGACCGACGTGCTGCTGGTACTGCAGCGCCGCCACTCCGGCTCCGTTCCGCGGGCGGTCCGCGACCTCCACGAGCTCTTCGTGCGCAACGCCGGGCGTACGGCGCCTCTCCGCGACGTCTGA